In one window of Gossypium arboreum isolate Shixiya-1 chromosome 4, ASM2569848v2, whole genome shotgun sequence DNA:
- the LOC108458146 gene encoding nuclear transcription factor Y subunit A-3-like isoform X3 has protein sequence MQSSMSESLNLKMGIVPQHFHNAKQLSFQFQDQDSSSTQSTGQSYPEAASVGDSNLYGQSSISASSGGNETPGKLVEHHAKLASSMGTQEYVFSPSQVDYSKSIQTHIPLHCAEPYFGGAVTAVCPPPAMSHHPCMLAMLPARVPLPLALTEDETIYVNAKQYGAILRRRQYRAKLEAQNKLIKVRKPYLHESRHLHALKRARGNGGRFLNTKKLQESKPIPTSHGLDASRSPQLHLCANMSNQLENYKDAASTTTCSDVTSASNGDEMLQQRDFRFSGYSSLIAGAMRGSGGNLHHLSGCG, from the exons ATG CAATCATCCATGTCTGAAAGTTTAAACTTGAAGATGGGAATCGTACCTCAACACTTTCATAATGCCAAGCAGCTAAGTTTTCAATTTCAAGACCAGGACTCATCATCAACTCAATCAACCGGCCAATCTTACCCTGAAGCGGCTAGTGTTGGAGATAGCAATCTTTATGGGCAAAGTTCAATTTCAGCATCATCAG GAGGTAATGAAACTCCTGGGAAGCTTGTTGAACATCATGCTAAATTAGCCTCGTCAATGGGAACTCAGGAATATGTCTTCTCTCCTTCACAAGTTGACTATAGCAAATCAATT CAGACTCATATTCCGCTCCATTGTGCTGAACCGTATTTTGGTGGTGCTGTGACTGCTGTTTGCCCACCTCCAGCTATG AGTCATCATCCTTGTATGCTAGCAATGCTTCCTGCTCGAGTTCCACTTCCTTTGGCGCTTACAGAAGACGAAACTATTTATGTTAATGCAAAGCAGTATGGGGCTATTCTCAGGCGAAGACAGTATCGAGCGAAGCTTGAGGCTCAGAATAAACTGATCAAAGTTCGAAAG CCCTATCTGCATGAGTCTCGACATCTTCACGCTTTAAAAAGGGCTAGAGGAAATGGCGGGCGATTCCTGAACACAAAGAAGCTCCAAGAATCCAAGCCGATTCCAACAAGCCATGGACTTGATGCATCAAGGTCTCCTCAGCTACATTTGTGTGCAAACATGTCGAATCAGCTGGAAAATTACAAAGACGCTGCTTCAACTACCACTTGCTCTGATGTCACTAGTGCCTCCAACGGTGATGAAATGCTACAGCAGCGAGATTTCAGGTTCTCTGGCTATTCTTCTCTCATTGCTGGAGCCATGCGGGGGAGTGGTGGGAACCTCCATCATCTTTCTGGCTGCGGCTGA
- the LOC108458146 gene encoding nuclear transcription factor Y subunit A-3-like isoform X1, translating into MQTLHKKDCVLSSHLTCTNVVGCSSWVNSTESHVQQSSMSESLNLKMGIVPQHFHNAKQLSFQFQDQDSSSTQSTGQSYPEAASVGDSNLYGQSSISASSGGNETPGKLVEHHAKLASSMGTQEYVFSPSQVDYSKSIQTHIPLHCAEPYFGGAVTAVCPPPAMSHHPCMLAMLPARVPLPLALTEDETIYVNAKQYGAILRRRQYRAKLEAQNKLIKVRKPYLHESRHLHALKRARGNGGRFLNTKKLQESKPIPTSHGLDASRSPQLHLCANMSNQLENYKDAASTTTCSDVTSASNGDEMLQQRDFRFSGYSSLIAGAMRGSGGNLHHLSGCG; encoded by the exons ATGCAAACCTTGCATAAAAAGGATTGTGTGTTAAGTTCTCATTTGACATGCACGAACGTAGTTGGCTGCTCATCTTGGGTCAATTCAACTGAATCTCATGTCCAGCAATCATCCATGTCTGAAAGTTTAAACTTGAAGATGGGAATCGTACCTCAACACTTTCATAATGCCAAGCAGCTAAGTTTTCAATTTCAAGACCAGGACTCATCATCAACTCAATCAACCGGCCAATCTTACCCTGAAGCGGCTAGTGTTGGAGATAGCAATCTTTATGGGCAAAGTTCAATTTCAGCATCATCAG GAGGTAATGAAACTCCTGGGAAGCTTGTTGAACATCATGCTAAATTAGCCTCGTCAATGGGAACTCAGGAATATGTCTTCTCTCCTTCACAAGTTGACTATAGCAAATCAATT CAGACTCATATTCCGCTCCATTGTGCTGAACCGTATTTTGGTGGTGCTGTGACTGCTGTTTGCCCACCTCCAGCTATG AGTCATCATCCTTGTATGCTAGCAATGCTTCCTGCTCGAGTTCCACTTCCTTTGGCGCTTACAGAAGACGAAACTATTTATGTTAATGCAAAGCAGTATGGGGCTATTCTCAGGCGAAGACAGTATCGAGCGAAGCTTGAGGCTCAGAATAAACTGATCAAAGTTCGAAAG CCCTATCTGCATGAGTCTCGACATCTTCACGCTTTAAAAAGGGCTAGAGGAAATGGCGGGCGATTCCTGAACACAAAGAAGCTCCAAGAATCCAAGCCGATTCCAACAAGCCATGGACTTGATGCATCAAGGTCTCCTCAGCTACATTTGTGTGCAAACATGTCGAATCAGCTGGAAAATTACAAAGACGCTGCTTCAACTACCACTTGCTCTGATGTCACTAGTGCCTCCAACGGTGATGAAATGCTACAGCAGCGAGATTTCAGGTTCTCTGGCTATTCTTCTCTCATTGCTGGAGCCATGCGGGGGAGTGGTGGGAACCTCCATCATCTTTCTGGCTGCGGCTGA
- the LOC108458146 gene encoding nuclear transcription factor Y subunit A-3-like isoform X2, with protein MQTLHKKDCVLSSHLTCTNVVGCSSWVNSTESHVQQSSMSESLNLKMGIVPQHFHNAKQLSFQFQDQDSSSTQSTGQSYPEAASVGDSNLYGQSSISASSGGNETPGKLVEHHAKLASSMGTQEYVFSPSQVDYSKSITHIPLHCAEPYFGGAVTAVCPPPAMSHHPCMLAMLPARVPLPLALTEDETIYVNAKQYGAILRRRQYRAKLEAQNKLIKVRKPYLHESRHLHALKRARGNGGRFLNTKKLQESKPIPTSHGLDASRSPQLHLCANMSNQLENYKDAASTTTCSDVTSASNGDEMLQQRDFRFSGYSSLIAGAMRGSGGNLHHLSGCG; from the exons ATGCAAACCTTGCATAAAAAGGATTGTGTGTTAAGTTCTCATTTGACATGCACGAACGTAGTTGGCTGCTCATCTTGGGTCAATTCAACTGAATCTCATGTCCAGCAATCATCCATGTCTGAAAGTTTAAACTTGAAGATGGGAATCGTACCTCAACACTTTCATAATGCCAAGCAGCTAAGTTTTCAATTTCAAGACCAGGACTCATCATCAACTCAATCAACCGGCCAATCTTACCCTGAAGCGGCTAGTGTTGGAGATAGCAATCTTTATGGGCAAAGTTCAATTTCAGCATCATCAG GAGGTAATGAAACTCCTGGGAAGCTTGTTGAACATCATGCTAAATTAGCCTCGTCAATGGGAACTCAGGAATATGTCTTCTCTCCTTCACAAGTTGACTATAGCAAATCAATT ACTCATATTCCGCTCCATTGTGCTGAACCGTATTTTGGTGGTGCTGTGACTGCTGTTTGCCCACCTCCAGCTATG AGTCATCATCCTTGTATGCTAGCAATGCTTCCTGCTCGAGTTCCACTTCCTTTGGCGCTTACAGAAGACGAAACTATTTATGTTAATGCAAAGCAGTATGGGGCTATTCTCAGGCGAAGACAGTATCGAGCGAAGCTTGAGGCTCAGAATAAACTGATCAAAGTTCGAAAG CCCTATCTGCATGAGTCTCGACATCTTCACGCTTTAAAAAGGGCTAGAGGAAATGGCGGGCGATTCCTGAACACAAAGAAGCTCCAAGAATCCAAGCCGATTCCAACAAGCCATGGACTTGATGCATCAAGGTCTCCTCAGCTACATTTGTGTGCAAACATGTCGAATCAGCTGGAAAATTACAAAGACGCTGCTTCAACTACCACTTGCTCTGATGTCACTAGTGCCTCCAACGGTGATGAAATGCTACAGCAGCGAGATTTCAGGTTCTCTGGCTATTCTTCTCTCATTGCTGGAGCCATGCGGGGGAGTGGTGGGAACCTCCATCATCTTTCTGGCTGCGGCTGA
- the LOC108458985 gene encoding uncharacterized protein LOC108458985, with translation MATAIITTTSLLLTCSALLLGFLPTTAHARPFPTEHSVDKFMEMIIRKNIWISTSTETAMEITGNDDRDDKGKVVPSPPVTAYSLPSQKLETPCGVGSTCNGLISMVTNFGKTAKSPPSPNPAPSKHQGTIEQPIQQSPLAPDFEFKSVAAAQSPPHPAPSKGQGIIEQPIQQRSSHDFQVLASF, from the exons ATGGCTACTGCAATTATCACGACTACTTCTCTTCTTCTTACTTGTTCAGCGCTTCTTCTGGGTTTTCTTCCAACAACTGCTCATGCTAGACCCTTTCCAACAG AACATTCAGTTGACAAGTTCATGGAGATGATAATACGGAAGAATATTTGGATAAGTACTTCAACTGAAACCGCCATGGAAATAACCGGGAATGATGACCGTGATGACAAAGGAAAGGTGGTTCCATCGCCACCAGTGACAGCCTATTCTCTTCCATCTCAAAAGCTAGAAACACCATGTGGTGTGGGAAGTACATGCAATGGTTTAATTTCCATGGTTACTAACTTCGGAAAGACCGCAAAATCACCGCCATCTCCAAATCCAGCACCATCAAAACATCAAGGAACGATTGAGCAGCCGATACAACAAAGTCCGTTGGCTCCAGATTTTGAGTTTAAATCCGTGGCTGCTGCACAATCACCACCTCATCCAGCACCCTCCAAAGGTCAAGGAATAATCGAGCAACCAATACAACAAAGATCATCTCATGATTTTCAAGTACTGGCTTCATTTTGA
- the LOC108459498 gene encoding 60S ribosomal protein L18a-like protein, which yields MDPSIKQHLTEAVEQKNGEYALIRDAEIPQLSIYDKPLPCFGCGIGWFSLLLGFVFPLMWYYATILYFGNYYRKDPRERAGLAASAIAALICTIALIITIAILVF from the exons ATGGATCCGAGTATTAAAC AGCACTTAACAGAAGCAGTTGAACAGAAAAATGGTGAATATGCACTTATTAGAGATGCGGAAATCCCGCAGCTGAGCATTTATGATAAACCTCTTCCTTGCTTTGGCTGTGGGATAGGGTGGTTTTC TCTTCTGCTTGGATTTGTTTTCCCATTGATGTGGTATTATGCCACCATTCTCTACTTTGGAAACTACTACCGCAAAGACCCAAGAGAAAGAGCTGGACTTGCTGCCTCTGCAATAGCT GCATTGATATGTACAATTGCTTTGATAATCACAATAGCTATTCTCGTCTTCTAG
- the LOC108458146 gene encoding nuclear transcription factor Y subunit A-3-like isoform X4, which yields MQSSMSESLNLKMGIVPQHFHNAKQLSFQFQDQDSSSTQSTGQSYPEAASVGDSNLYGQSSISASSGGNETPGKLVEHHAKLASSMGTQEYVFSPSQVDYSKSITHIPLHCAEPYFGGAVTAVCPPPAMSHHPCMLAMLPARVPLPLALTEDETIYVNAKQYGAILRRRQYRAKLEAQNKLIKVRKPYLHESRHLHALKRARGNGGRFLNTKKLQESKPIPTSHGLDASRSPQLHLCANMSNQLENYKDAASTTTCSDVTSASNGDEMLQQRDFRFSGYSSLIAGAMRGSGGNLHHLSGCG from the exons ATG CAATCATCCATGTCTGAAAGTTTAAACTTGAAGATGGGAATCGTACCTCAACACTTTCATAATGCCAAGCAGCTAAGTTTTCAATTTCAAGACCAGGACTCATCATCAACTCAATCAACCGGCCAATCTTACCCTGAAGCGGCTAGTGTTGGAGATAGCAATCTTTATGGGCAAAGTTCAATTTCAGCATCATCAG GAGGTAATGAAACTCCTGGGAAGCTTGTTGAACATCATGCTAAATTAGCCTCGTCAATGGGAACTCAGGAATATGTCTTCTCTCCTTCACAAGTTGACTATAGCAAATCAATT ACTCATATTCCGCTCCATTGTGCTGAACCGTATTTTGGTGGTGCTGTGACTGCTGTTTGCCCACCTCCAGCTATG AGTCATCATCCTTGTATGCTAGCAATGCTTCCTGCTCGAGTTCCACTTCCTTTGGCGCTTACAGAAGACGAAACTATTTATGTTAATGCAAAGCAGTATGGGGCTATTCTCAGGCGAAGACAGTATCGAGCGAAGCTTGAGGCTCAGAATAAACTGATCAAAGTTCGAAAG CCCTATCTGCATGAGTCTCGACATCTTCACGCTTTAAAAAGGGCTAGAGGAAATGGCGGGCGATTCCTGAACACAAAGAAGCTCCAAGAATCCAAGCCGATTCCAACAAGCCATGGACTTGATGCATCAAGGTCTCCTCAGCTACATTTGTGTGCAAACATGTCGAATCAGCTGGAAAATTACAAAGACGCTGCTTCAACTACCACTTGCTCTGATGTCACTAGTGCCTCCAACGGTGATGAAATGCTACAGCAGCGAGATTTCAGGTTCTCTGGCTATTCTTCTCTCATTGCTGGAGCCATGCGGGGGAGTGGTGGGAACCTCCATCATCTTTCTGGCTGCGGCTGA
- the LOC108459886 gene encoding actin cytoskeleton-regulatory complex protein PAN1-like: MEEDGEMMPFWLETSDSRRRKRRKPSSFFLNTGILIILLLVIAFAFVLFIIPSFLSLTSNIFKPQLVKKSWDSVNLVLVLFAIICGFLSNSNSNNNTPTPTSTYEATTRPSPKHVDDHVPGSNPSTPSQWYDRTAYNSLQRLKSSSSYPDLRQEYSSWMVNGDDRWRFYDDTHLYNYRSRSRRQHDQQVYINNTKDIAVDTVRTSPQPPPQSHPPQLPKVVRRKPKWTHYEDAKTKERSEHKEVIYSEMKILPPIDDEPEKRSSNSEKKTGGGGTKEFLISLRRKKKKQRQRSVENLEEFFNLSTLPLYPTPSPPPPPPPPPPPPLPSFYQSIVSSKKSKARKHHSMEPPVTTQKPPLPVKINNMNNVEESMESGNESPLNPVPPPPPPPPFKLRPWKFEVQGDFVSINSADSDDPSSGEASPSDVKRMCEMEGEDSRGGALFCPSPDVNTKADHFIARFRAGLTLEKINSVRARSNLGPTPP, from the coding sequence ATGGAGGAAGATGGAGAGATGATGCCATTTTGGCTGGAAACCTCCGACAGCCGGCGGCGGAAACGGCGGAAAccttcatctttcttcttaaacACCGGTATCCTTATCATCCTCTTGCTAGTCATTGCGTTTGCATTTGTGTTGTTTATCATCCCTTCGTTTCTGTCTTTGACGTCCAACATATTCAAGCCTCAACTTGTTAAAAAATCATGGGATTCCGTGAATTTAGTCCTCGTGCTTTTCGCCATAATCTGTGGCTTCTTAAGcaatagcaatagtaataataatacccCAACCCCAACATCTACTTACGAAGCTACTACCAGACCCAGTCCCAAACATGTTGATGATCATGTCCCAGGATCAAACCCTTCAACGCCAAGTCAATGGTATGATCGGACGGCTTATAACTCATTACAGAGGTTGAAAAGTAGCAGCTCGTATCCAGATCTACGGCAGGAATATTCTTCTTGGATGGTGAACGGTGATGATCGCTGGAGGTTTTATGATGATACTCATTTGTATAATTACCGTAGTAGGTCAAGGCGACAGCATGATCAACAAGTCTATATTAATAATACCAAGGATATAGCTGTTGATACAGTTCGCACGTCTCCACAGCCACCACCTCAGTCACATCCGCCGCAGCTTCCTAAGGTAGTTAGAAGAAAACCTAAGTGGACTCATTATGAAGATGCTAAAACCAAAGAGAGAAGTGAACATAAGGAAGTAATATACAGTGAGATGAAAATCTTGCCACCAATAGATGACGAGCCGGAAAAGAGAAGTTCCAATAGTGAGAAAAAGACAGGCGGTGGAGGGACTAAAGAATTCTTAATTTCcttaagaagaaaaaagaagaagcaaaggCAGAGAAGCGTAGAAAACCTTGAGGAATTCTTTAACCTTTCAACGCTTCCTTTATATCCAACCCCATCACCTCCTCCTCCGCCTCCACCACCTCCACCACCGCCGTTACCTTCATTTTACCAAAGCATCGTTTCTTCCAAGAAAAGCAAAGCCAGAAAGCACCATTCAATGGAACCACCGGTAACAACCCAGAAGCCTCCTTTGCCAGTCAAgataaataacatgaacaatgtAGAAGAGAGCATGGAAAGTGGGAATGAATCACCGTTAAATCCAGTCCCTCCACCGCCACCTCCTCCACCGTTTAAATTGCGGCCATGGAAGTTCGAAGTGCAGGGTGATTTTGTTAGTATTAATTCAGCGGATTCGGATGATCCATCAAGCGGTGAAGCGAGTCCGTCGGATGTTAAAAGAATGTGTGAAATGGAGGGTGAAGATTCAAGGGGAGGAGCTTTGTTTTGTCCAAGTCCAGATGTAAATACCAAAGCCGATCATTTCATTGCAAGGTTCAGGGCCGGTCTGACGCTGGAAAAAATAAACTCCGTTCGGGCGAGGTCTAATCTTGGCCCAACCCCACCGTGA